In the genome of Planctomyces sp. SH-PL62, the window GGGAAGGTCCGCCTCCAGCGCGAGCCGGTCGACGTCGCCGCCGTCGTCTCGGCGGCCGTGGAGACCAGCCGGCCCGAGATCGACGCCCACCGCCATCGCCTCACGATCGCCACCCCCCCGGAGAAGGTCCTGGTCCTGGCCGACCCGCTCCGCATGGCCCAGGTCCTCTCCAACCTCCTGCTCAACGCCGCCAAGTACACCGAGGACGGCGGCTCGATCCGGATCTCGGCGGGCGTCGAGGACGGCCGCGTCGTCTTCCGCGTCCTCGACGACGGGATCGGCATCCCCGCCCCCATGCTCGACCGCGTCTTCGACGTCTTCACCCAGGTCGATCGCACCCTGGACCGCTCCGAAGGGGGCCTGGGACTCGGCCTGTCGCTCGTCCGGAGCCTCGTCGAGATGCACGAGGGGACCGTCGAGGCTCGCAGCGAGGGCCTTGGAAGGGGCTCCGAGTTCGTCGTCCGCCTCCCCGTCTGGATCCCCGACCCGGCCGAAATCCCCTTCGCGACCGCACCCGAGCCGGAGCTCGAACCGGCCCCCCCCGAGCCCGAGGCCCCTCCCTCGATCACGCCCCGGCGGATCCTGGTCGTGGACGACAACGTCACCTCCGCCCAGAGCCTGGCCATGCTCCTCCAGTTCGAGGGCCACGACGTCCAGGTCGTCCACGACGGCCCGACCGCCCTCCAGGCCGTCTGCGCCCACGCCTTCGACGTGGTGTTCATGGACATCGGCCTCCCCGGCATGAACGGCTACGAGGTCGCCCGGAAGCTTCGCGCCCGACCCGAGCTGGCCGCCCTCCCCCTGGCCGCCGTCACCGGCTACGCCGACGACGAGGCCCGCCGCCTCTCCCACGAGGCTGGCTTCGACCACCACCTCGTCAAACCCGCCGACCCCGAAGCCATCCTCGCCGTCGTCGCCTCCCTCGAATGGGCCGAGAACGCCCCCCCGGCCGCCGTCGAATGCTGACGCCGGAATTGGCTTCGTTCGCGACCGAAGCCGATTTCTAGATTGCGTTGTAAATCATTCGTGTTAATGGGTTTGATTCGATGGAATCGGGGGCCGGGATGGCTTCGTTCGGTCGAAACTCATCGTCCGTCCGACGCCTGTCTCGCCGCTTCGCACGCGAAACCGACAGGCTCGGCCGAGACCGCCCCATCAGAGACAATGCCGCGCCGTGCGGATTTGGGACGGCGATCTGGTCACTCACGCCTCGCGGACAGGAGTGCTGAAAGGGGGGCCGACGGATTGAACGACGTCCTTCCCCCCTCGCGGGGGAAGGTGGCCCGGAGGGCCGGATGAGGGGGTGACGAACGAGAAGGCCGTCGCCCTAACGTCGGGCCAGCTTGCGAAATCCGACGGCGTGCGTGCTCGTCTTCCCCTCATCCGACCCCTGCGGGGTCTGCCTTCCCCCGCGAGGAGGGAAGGCGTCGAATCGCCCCACTTTCCCACCTTATGGGACAATCTCTGATGAGATAGCATGGAATCGAACGAGGCGACCGCCAATCCTCGGCGCGGCGAAGTGAGTTATCGGAGGGCATGTCCATGTCGACCGGTTTCGACAAACACCTGAGGCCCGGCGCGAGGCGAGGGCTGACCTTCGTCGAGGTCCTCGTGATGCTGGCCGTCATCGCTCTGCTGATCGCACTGATCTTGCCGTTGAGTCGTAGCGGCGGGAGGGCCGCCGTGAGGCGAGCCCAGTGCAATAACAATCTCAAGCAGATTGCGCTGGCGCTCAGCAACTATCGACAGGAACACAAGGCCCTGCCGCCCGCCTACACGGTGGATGCGGAGGGGCGGCCGTTGCATAGCTGGCGCACGCTGATCCTGCCGTATCTCGAGATGGAGCCGCTCTACCGCAAGATCGACCTGTCGAAGCCCTGGGACGATCCGGCGAACGCCGAGGCGCGGGAGACGCCCCTCTCGGTCTTCCGGTGCCCCGAGTCGGCCGGTCCCCCGAATACGACGACCTACCTGGCGATCGTCGCGCCGGGCGGAGGTCTCCTCCCTGATAGGCCCCGCTCCCTGGAAGACGTCACGGACTCCCATGCGTCGACGCTCCTGGTGATCGAGGCCGGC includes:
- a CDS encoding DUF1559 domain-containing protein — encoded protein: MSTGFDKHLRPGARRGLTFVEVLVMLAVIALLIALILPLSRSGGRAAVRRAQCNNNLKQIALALSNYRQEHKALPPAYTVDAEGRPLHSWRTLILPYLEMEPLYRKIDLSKPWDDPANAEARETPLSVFRCPESAGPPNTTTYLAIVAPGGGLLPDRPRSLEDVTDSHASTLLVIEAGEEGAVPWMAPTDADEALVMGIGPKTQLHHNGGWNAVFVDGHARFLSATMPAEERRAMITIAGDDGEVVNEL